One genomic window of uncultured delta proteobacterium includes the following:
- a CDS encoding putative Uncharacterized oxidoreductase YjmC (Evidence 3 : Function proposed based on presence of conserved amino acid motif, structural feature or limited homology), translated as MRFFRSDALKPLIAANLKKIGVCDDGCFHVSESVIQTSLRGVDSHGITLFPHYHAVAVSGRINKKPSFSHERTGASVAVFDADYGYGHHAGAEAMRLATDIAHETGVGVVSVTHSSHFGAAAYFGFLAAARDMIGLSFTNAPASVVAYNAATSFFGTNPVCVVVPMRDEGPFCLDMATSSMSTNKLANYRRTDTPLEPGWGFDAQGKGTADPHAAKYVGPFGGYKGYGLGMMVEIFCGLLAGGPVATQLETMLKDLHVRRSLSQCFIALDIARFQDTAAFKARLQEMADGIRALPRADAEVPVMIPGDPEKISHANRLVAGIPVDDPMYERFIAIDLAFETALMP; from the coding sequence ATGCGCTTCTTCCGGTCCGATGCCCTCAAACCTCTCATCGCGGCAAATTTGAAAAAAATCGGTGTTTGTGACGACGGTTGTTTTCATGTTTCGGAATCCGTCATCCAGACGTCCTTACGCGGCGTCGATTCCCACGGGATAACCCTGTTCCCCCATTACCACGCGGTTGCCGTGTCCGGCCGCATCAATAAGAAACCGTCCTTTTCCCACGAGCGCACGGGCGCTTCCGTGGCCGTGTTTGACGCGGACTACGGCTACGGGCACCACGCCGGGGCCGAGGCCATGCGCCTGGCAACGGATATCGCTCACGAAACCGGCGTCGGGGTTGTTTCGGTCACGCATTCCAGCCATTTCGGCGCGGCGGCGTATTTCGGGTTTCTGGCGGCGGCACGCGACATGATAGGGCTTTCCTTCACCAACGCCCCGGCCTCGGTGGTGGCGTACAACGCGGCAACCTCCTTTTTCGGCACCAACCCCGTGTGCGTCGTGGTCCCGATGCGGGACGAGGGACCGTTCTGCCTCGATATGGCCACCTCGTCCATGTCCACGAACAAACTCGCCAATTACCGGCGGACGGACACGCCCCTGGAACCGGGGTGGGGGTTCGACGCCCAGGGCAAGGGAACAGCGGACCCGCATGCCGCGAAATACGTGGGACCCTTCGGCGGATATAAGGGCTACGGCCTCGGCATGATGGTGGAGATTTTCTGCGGCCTGCTGGCCGGCGGCCCGGTTGCCACACAACTGGAAACCATGCTCAAGGACCTTCACGTGCGGCGGTCTTTGAGCCAGTGTTTCATTGCGCTGGACATCGCGCGGTTTCAGGATACGGCCGCGTTCAAGGCGCGTTTGCAGGAGATGGCTGACGGTATTCGCGCACTGCCGCGAGCCGATGCCGAGGTTCCCGTGATGATCCCCGGCGACCCGGAAAAGATATCGCATGCAAACCGCCTGGTCGCCGGGATTCCTGTGGACGACCCCATGTACGAAAGGTTCATCGCCATTGACCTGGCGTTTGAAACAGCTTTGATGCCGTAA
- a CDS encoding conserved exported hypothetical protein (Evidence 4 : Homologs of previously reported genes of unknown function) codes for MKHSLLLRLGLAALLLFPGAAVASTAPARPVAALFYPNEIHLTVEERIKPESIPGKGQGLKVILPANASRATFFATVNDSPANGFYWLDPAAEPVPRMNAADGQAEGENAERQTLLDAIKSIRTEIDRKNAGIKARKTRLALWENLDPNAEKFKTDDIMKLDAAYAERLAALYAEESLDARELEELQVAMSKAQKKLQAYDAANVRNVAVIPFSGPENKPAFVRYSYIMPGSSRASYRLTAYPAKDLLRIEQDVTLSQNSGGTWTDVEVYISTTRRDTSIRPSVLTPWQIGLTSKDTPPPAPRRNMMAEPMAQMSQAFDMKEASQRAPAPVQEEMGTFRLWSLGRKTIDNNVAVTLPLAKDDYTASYHYTIQPSVNPKGFLTASLSLDKALELPQGKARLFVDDVAIGEQTLSINGSKATLFFGTDPQVSATMRDVKRSTGETGFISKEQNMLWHWEIIVRNTRGRAVDVWVEDPLPDEQDTAIKLTVESKPTPEKTVTAAQLGATKVYRWKFTLQPNEARTIEHKVTVAAPADKILLPGRSR; via the coding sequence ATGAAACACTCTCTCCTCTTGCGGCTCGGCCTTGCCGCCCTGCTGCTCTTCCCCGGCGCCGCCGTCGCTTCCACCGCTCCCGCACGGCCCGTGGCGGCTCTTTTCTACCCCAATGAAATTCATCTGACCGTGGAAGAACGGATCAAGCCGGAATCCATCCCCGGTAAAGGGCAGGGCCTGAAAGTCATCCTCCCGGCGAACGCTTCCCGGGCGACGTTTTTCGCGACGGTGAACGATTCCCCCGCCAACGGATTTTACTGGCTGGACCCCGCGGCGGAACCGGTTCCGCGTATGAATGCCGCTGACGGCCAGGCGGAGGGGGAAAACGCGGAACGCCAGACCCTGCTTGACGCCATCAAATCCATCCGCACGGAAATAGACCGGAAAAACGCCGGGATAAAAGCCCGGAAAACCCGGCTCGCGCTGTGGGAAAATCTTGATCCCAACGCCGAAAAATTCAAGACGGACGACATCATGAAATTGGATGCCGCCTATGCCGAGCGCCTTGCGGCACTCTACGCCGAAGAGAGCCTGGATGCGCGGGAGCTGGAAGAATTGCAAGTCGCCATGAGCAAGGCCCAGAAAAAATTACAGGCTTACGATGCCGCCAATGTCCGCAACGTGGCCGTCATTCCCTTTTCCGGCCCCGAGAACAAACCCGCGTTTGTCCGTTACAGCTACATCATGCCCGGCTCCAGCCGCGCGTCTTACCGTTTGACGGCCTACCCGGCCAAGGACCTGCTCCGCATCGAGCAGGACGTGACCCTCTCCCAGAACAGCGGCGGAACCTGGACGGACGTCGAGGTGTATATCTCCACCACGCGCCGCGACACGTCCATCCGGCCCTCGGTCCTCACGCCCTGGCAGATCGGCCTGACCTCCAAGGATACGCCGCCGCCCGCGCCCCGCCGGAACATGATGGCCGAGCCCATGGCCCAGATGTCGCAGGCTTTTGACATGAAGGAAGCCTCTCAAAGGGCTCCGGCGCCCGTCCAGGAGGAAATGGGAACCTTCCGCCTCTGGAGCCTGGGCAGGAAGACCATAGACAACAATGTCGCGGTGACCCTGCCCCTTGCCAAAGACGATTACACGGCATCCTACCATTACACGATACAGCCGAGCGTCAACCCGAAAGGGTTCCTCACGGCCTCCCTCTCGCTGGATAAAGCCCTTGAGTTGCCCCAGGGCAAGGCCCGCCTGTTCGTGGACGATGTCGCCATCGGCGAACAGACCCTTTCGATCAACGGCAGCAAGGCGACGCTGTTTTTCGGCACGGACCCGCAGGTCAGCGCCACCATGCGCGACGTGAAACGCAGCACCGGCGAAACCGGTTTTATCAGCAAAGAGCAGAACATGCTCTGGCACTGGGAGATCATCGTCCGGAACACGCGCGGCCGGGCGGTCGATGTCTGGGTGGAGGACCCGCTTCCGGACGAACAGGATACCGCCATCAAACTCACGGTGGAATCCAAACCCACCCCGGAAAAAACCGTCACAGCGGCCCAGCTCGGCGCCACCAAGGTCTATCGCTGGAAATTCACCTTGCAGCCGAACGAGGCGCGGACCATTGAGCACAAGGTCACGGTTGCCGCCCCGGCGGACAAAATTCTGCTGCCCGGACGGAGCAGGTAG
- a CDS encoding Malate transport protein, whose amino-acid sequence MTILNAFSGVSTIFLLGLLGFILARRGYAGPEIMAALPRFLTLVALPPFLLRTVTTTVDRELLLPLLAGTGIPFISMLTAFSLAVVLTWLLHTAPARKGMFRTGFATSNAMTIGLPINLALFGETGLPYALIYFFGNATFFWVVGCYSIARSGQGTAVSFISRETLKRVFSPPMIGFCLGLLLVYFDVRLPAFLDKTCKYVGDMVVALGTMYVGMMVSTIKREDIALDKDIVAVLAGRFLVSPLLIILLTNFFAVPPLMRNVFIIQASLPVMINAAIISAYYKTDIRYATIVISFSTVLSIITIPLYMTLIVLFLY is encoded by the coding sequence ATGACCATTCTGAATGCTTTTTCCGGTGTTTCCACCATTTTTCTGCTGGGGCTTCTCGGGTTCATCCTTGCGCGCAGGGGCTATGCCGGGCCTGAAATCATGGCGGCGCTGCCCCGCTTTCTGACACTTGTCGCGTTGCCGCCGTTCCTTTTACGCACCGTTACGACCACCGTGGACAGGGAACTGCTCCTCCCCCTGCTCGCCGGAACGGGCATCCCCTTTATTTCCATGCTGACGGCGTTCAGCCTGGCCGTCGTCCTTACCTGGCTCCTGCACACGGCACCCGCCAGAAAAGGCATGTTCCGGACAGGCTTTGCCACCTCCAACGCCATGACCATCGGGCTGCCCATCAACCTCGCCCTGTTCGGCGAGACCGGCCTGCCCTATGCCCTGATCTATTTTTTCGGCAATGCCACCTTTTTCTGGGTCGTGGGGTGTTACAGCATCGCCCGCAGCGGGCAGGGCACGGCCGTCTCTTTTATAAGCCGCGAGACGCTGAAACGCGTTTTTTCTCCGCCCATGATCGGCTTCTGCCTGGGATTGCTGCTGGTATATTTCGATGTGAGGCTGCCCGCCTTTCTCGATAAAACCTGTAAATACGTCGGCGATATGGTGGTCGCGCTCGGCACCATGTACGTCGGCATGATGGTCAGCACCATAAAACGGGAAGACATCGCGCTGGATAAAGACATCGTCGCCGTGCTCGCGGGGCGTTTCCTTGTCAGCCCGCTGCTCATCATCCTTCTGACGAATTTTTTCGCTGTTCCGCCCCTTATGCGCAACGTTTTCATCATCCAGGCTTCCCTGCCCGTCATGATAAACGCAGCGATCATCTCCGCCTACTACAAAACCGATATCCGCTATGCGACGATCGTCATCAGCTTTTCAACAGTGCTTTCCATCATAACGATACCGTTGTATATGACGCTCATCGTGCTTTTTCTGTACTGA
- a CDS encoding hypothetical protein (Evidence 5 : No homology to any previously reported sequences), with the protein MDTHTLPLWLEAFRQQEAEGNRTLRPRLIQEWKKHAGIDEAMALQILDGVPAHSSIVDHIAEWVMGIPTPDALRACEECAWQEAEKEADSEDTCSQCGQGTHRLPPVF; encoded by the coding sequence ATGGACACGCACACCTTGCCGTTATGGCTGGAAGCATTCAGGCAACAGGAAGCGGAAGGCAACCGGACGCTTCGCCCAAGGCTCATCCAGGAATGGAAAAAACACGCCGGGATAGATGAGGCAATGGCATTGCAAATCTTGGACGGGGTGCCCGCTCATTCGAGCATCGTCGACCATATTGCGGAATGGGTCATGGGAATACCCACGCCCGACGCGCTGCGGGCGTGCGAGGAATGCGCCTGGCAAGAGGCGGAAAAGGAAGCCGATTCCGAAGACACCTGCTCGCAATGCGGGCAAGGAACGCACCGCCTGCCTCCGGTATTTTAA
- a CDS encoding hypothetical protein (Evidence 5 : No homology to any previously reported sequences) yields the protein MPKGASAEGGMEEKAGIPRGIVPYTQKPRLNRGLALHVTIRLVARLAGGFGLGFVYLQVAAVHAGAVKGLDGAGSVGISHFHETETTGAARFTVSHQVDGVNGAILGEKVTNLIFRRRPGQVAHINRLAHKKPRLKKFCT from the coding sequence ATGCCGAAAGGCGCGTCGGCGGAAGGGGGGATGGAGGAAAAAGCGGGAATTCCGCGCGGGATCGTTCCTTACACGCAAAAGCCCCGGCTGAACCGGGGCCTTGCATTGCATGTCACAATACGCTTAGTAGCGCGGCTGGCGGGGGGCTTTGGGCTGGGCTTCGTTTACCTTCAGGTTGCGGCCGTCCATGCTGGTGCCGTCAAGGGCCTGGATGGCGCCGGCAGCGTCGGCATCAGCCATTTCCACGAAACCGAAACCACGGGCGCGGCCCGTTTCACGGTCAGTCACCAGGTTGACGGAGTTAACGGTGCCATACTGGGAGAAAAGGTTACGAACTTGATCTTCCGTCGCCGACCAGGGCAGGTTGCCCACATAAATAGACTTGCTCACAAGAAACCTCGTTTAAAAAAGTTTTGCACATGA
- the rbpA gene encoding putative RNA-binding protein RbpA (Evidence 3 : Function proposed based on presence of conserved amino acid motif, structural feature or limited homology), with amino-acid sequence MSKSIYVGNLPWSATEDQVRNLFSQYGTVNSVNLVTDRETGRARGFGFVEMADADAAGAIQALDGTSMDGRNLKVNEAQPKAPRQPRY; translated from the coding sequence GTGAGCAAGTCTATTTATGTGGGCAACCTGCCCTGGTCGGCGACGGAAGATCAAGTTCGTAACCTTTTCTCCCAGTATGGCACCGTTAACTCCGTCAACCTGGTGACTGACCGTGAAACGGGCCGCGCCCGTGGTTTCGGTTTCGTGGAAATGGCTGATGCCGACGCTGCCGGCGCCATCCAGGCCCTTGACGGCACCAGCATGGACGGCCGCAACCTGAAGGTAAACGAAGCCCAGCCCAAAGCCCCCCGCCAGCCGCGCTACTAA